One Cricetulus griseus strain 17A/GY chromosome 5, alternate assembly CriGri-PICRH-1.0, whole genome shotgun sequence genomic window carries:
- the LOC100751616 gene encoding spermatogenesis-associated protein 7 isoform X8 has product MDGSRRAFCTDSSSLRLTTLQLVKNHMTVHYNKILSAKATVDCSIPVSVSTSIKYADQQRREKLKKELARCEKEYKLNKSIMQNNSKMNSKPLFNSLQKPSGEPQGQDVLIEEITRYPSFSKSFVPSSNGLHLSQPESNKMLMNGTQKHLSTSPSSMVCTGSATRSPCPGHGCDGKPRSAFPGAHRFQLVISKTPSGDLLEKHSDLFSNKQLPFTPRTLKTEAKSFLSQYRYYTPAKRRKDFPGQRMEAETQTELSSFNSEFGTAETRNSKDSEVNTKQAPNYMINGAEDKISPLPLEGQTLGWDKIKDGALQQSSKRTLCELSTQLSSDSKIYPDEEELLYLNFMENVTDEILKLGLFSNRFLERLFERHIKQNKHHLEEGKMRYLLHGLKVDLGCISEEQPEKQNSFRMLNQLDFQKALISKHTELVSNDDTLIQQERQQFQEALDMLSSMPKDEDKMFSLPGEFLIPVHRFKYSGVTVQQVNDETDLEASTWNENNPRISDSLIDQETSVDVIEGDSDYEKVETSRELCCLNTSLSPSVQFPSVKNGSNHDKELTLKIMEMSIED; this is encoded by the exons ATGCGGACCAACAACGAAGagagaaactgaaaaaggaaTTGGCACGATGTGAAAAggaatataaattaaataaatccaTAATGCAGAACAATTCTAAGATGAATTCCAAGCCCCTTTTTAATTCCTTACAGAAG CCCTCAGGGGAACCACAAGGCCAGGATGTGTTAATTGAAGAAATAACAAGATATCCATCATTTTCGAAGTCATTTGTTCCCTCTTCAAATGGACTACATCTAAGTCAGCCTGAATCGAATAAAATGCTCATGAATGGCACCCAGAAGCATCTCAGCACCTCTCCATCCAGCATGGTTTGTACAGGATCTGCAACCAGGAGCCCGTGCCCTGGACATGGCTGTGACGGGAAGCCTAGGAGTGCCTTCCCAGGTGCCCACCGATTCCAGCTAGTTATTTCCAAGACACCCAGTGGAGATCTTTTGGAAAAGCACTCTGACCTCTTTTCTAACAAGCAGTTGCCATTCACTCCACGCACTTTAAAGACAGAGGCAAAGTCCTTCCTATCACAGTATCGATACTACACACCTGccaaaagaaggaaggatttcCCAGGGCAGCGGATGGAAGCCGAAACCCAGACTGAATTGAGCAG CTTTAATTCTGAGTTTGGGACAGCTGAGACAAGGAACTCAAAGGACTCAGAAGTGAACACAAAGCAG GCACCTAATTATATGATAAATGGTGCTGAAGACAAAATATCTCCTTTACCCTTAGAAGGACAAACCTTAGGATGGGACAAGATTAAAGATGGGGCTCTACAGCAGTCCTCCAAAAG gaCACTCTGTGAGCTCTCCACACAACTTTCTTCAGACAGTAAAATCTATCCTGA TGAAGAAGAGCTGCTCTACCTGAATTTCATGGAAAATGTGACTGATGAAATATTGAAACTTGGTTTATTTTCCAACAg GTTTTTAGAGCGACTGTTTGAGcggcatataaaacaaaataaacaccatTTGGAGGAG GGGAAAATGCGCTACCTGCTGCATGGCCTGAAGGTTGACTTGGGATGCATATCTGAGGAACagccagaaaagcaaaacagtttCAGAATGTTGAATCAACTTGATTTTCAAAAGGCTCTGATTTCAAAACATACTGAACTTGTAAGTAATGATGATACATTAATTCAGCAAGAGCGCCAGCAGTTCCAGGAGGCCCTGGACATGTTGTCATCTATGCCGAAGGATGAAGACAAGATGTTCTCTTTACCTGGTGAATTTTTAATACCTGTTCACAGATTCAAGTATTCAGGTGTTACAGTTCAACAGGTCAATGATGAGACAGATCTTGAAGCCTCAACCTGGAATGAAAATAATCCAAGAATTTCTGACAGTTTAATTGACCAGGAAACTTCTGTGGATGTCATTGAAGGTGACAGTGACTATGAAAAGGTTGAGACTTCCAGAGAATTATGTTGTCTTAACACATCACTGTCCCCATCTGTTCAGTTCCCCAGTGTCAAAAATGGCAGTAATCATGACAAGGAATTAACTCTAAAAATCATGGAAATGAGCATTGAAGACTGA
- the LOC100751616 gene encoding spermatogenesis-associated protein 7 isoform X11 — protein sequence MTVHYNKILSAKATVDCSIPVSVSTSIKYADQQRREKLKKELARCEKEYKLNKSIMQNNSKMNSKPLFNSLQKPSGEPQGQDVLIEEITRYPSFSKSFVPSSNGLHLSQPESNKMLMNGTQKHLSTSPSSMVCTGSATRSPCPGHGCDGKPRSAFPGAHRFQLVISKTPSGDLLEKHSDLFSNKQLPFTPRTLKTEAKSFLSQYRYYTPAKRRKDFPGQRMEAETQTELSSFNSEFGTAETRNSKDSEVNTKQAPNYMINGAEDKISPLPLEGQTLGWDKIKDGALQQSSKRTLCELSTQLSSDSKIYPDEEELLYLNFMENVTDEILKLGLFSNRFLERLFERHIKQNKHHLEEGKMRYLLHGLKVDLGCISEEQPEKQNSFRMLNQLDFQKALISKHTELVSNDDTLIQQERQQFQEALDMLSSMPKDEDKMFSLPGEFLIPVHRFKYSGVTVQQVNDETDLEASTWNENNPRISDSLIDQETSVDVIEGDSDYEKVETSRELCCLNTSLSPSVQFPSVKNGSNHDKELTLKIMEMSIED from the exons ATGCGGACCAACAACGAAGagagaaactgaaaaaggaaTTGGCACGATGTGAAAAggaatataaattaaataaatccaTAATGCAGAACAATTCTAAGATGAATTCCAAGCCCCTTTTTAATTCCTTACAGAAG CCCTCAGGGGAACCACAAGGCCAGGATGTGTTAATTGAAGAAATAACAAGATATCCATCATTTTCGAAGTCATTTGTTCCCTCTTCAAATGGACTACATCTAAGTCAGCCTGAATCGAATAAAATGCTCATGAATGGCACCCAGAAGCATCTCAGCACCTCTCCATCCAGCATGGTTTGTACAGGATCTGCAACCAGGAGCCCGTGCCCTGGACATGGCTGTGACGGGAAGCCTAGGAGTGCCTTCCCAGGTGCCCACCGATTCCAGCTAGTTATTTCCAAGACACCCAGTGGAGATCTTTTGGAAAAGCACTCTGACCTCTTTTCTAACAAGCAGTTGCCATTCACTCCACGCACTTTAAAGACAGAGGCAAAGTCCTTCCTATCACAGTATCGATACTACACACCTGccaaaagaaggaaggatttcCCAGGGCAGCGGATGGAAGCCGAAACCCAGACTGAATTGAGCAG CTTTAATTCTGAGTTTGGGACAGCTGAGACAAGGAACTCAAAGGACTCAGAAGTGAACACAAAGCAG GCACCTAATTATATGATAAATGGTGCTGAAGACAAAATATCTCCTTTACCCTTAGAAGGACAAACCTTAGGATGGGACAAGATTAAAGATGGGGCTCTACAGCAGTCCTCCAAAAG gaCACTCTGTGAGCTCTCCACACAACTTTCTTCAGACAGTAAAATCTATCCTGA TGAAGAAGAGCTGCTCTACCTGAATTTCATGGAAAATGTGACTGATGAAATATTGAAACTTGGTTTATTTTCCAACAg GTTTTTAGAGCGACTGTTTGAGcggcatataaaacaaaataaacaccatTTGGAGGAG GGGAAAATGCGCTACCTGCTGCATGGCCTGAAGGTTGACTTGGGATGCATATCTGAGGAACagccagaaaagcaaaacagtttCAGAATGTTGAATCAACTTGATTTTCAAAAGGCTCTGATTTCAAAACATACTGAACTTGTAAGTAATGATGATACATTAATTCAGCAAGAGCGCCAGCAGTTCCAGGAGGCCCTGGACATGTTGTCATCTATGCCGAAGGATGAAGACAAGATGTTCTCTTTACCTGGTGAATTTTTAATACCTGTTCACAGATTCAAGTATTCAGGTGTTACAGTTCAACAGGTCAATGATGAGACAGATCTTGAAGCCTCAACCTGGAATGAAAATAATCCAAGAATTTCTGACAGTTTAATTGACCAGGAAACTTCTGTGGATGTCATTGAAGGTGACAGTGACTATGAAAAGGTTGAGACTTCCAGAGAATTATGTTGTCTTAACACATCACTGTCCCCATCTGTTCAGTTCCCCAGTGTCAAAAATGGCAGTAATCATGACAAGGAATTAACTCTAAAAATCATGGAAATGAGCATTGAAGACTGA
- the LOC100751616 gene encoding spermatogenesis-associated protein 7 isoform X14 has translation MQNNSKMNSKPLFNSLQKPSGEPQGQDVLIEEITRYPSFSKSFVPSSNGLHLSQPESNKMLMNGTQKHLSTSPSSMVCTGSATRSPCPGHGCDGKPRSAFPGAHRFQLVISKTPSGDLLEKHSDLFSNKQLPFTPRTLKTEAKSFLSQYRYYTPAKRRKDFPGQRMEAETQTELSSFNSEFGTAETRNSKDSEVNTKQAPNYMINGAEDKISPLPLEGQTLGWDKIKDGALQQSSKRTLCELSTQLSSDSKIYPDEEELLYLNFMENVTDEILKLGLFSNRFLERLFERHIKQNKHHLEEGKMRYLLHGLKVDLGCISEEQPEKQNSFRMLNQLDFQKALISKHTELVSNDDTLIQQERQQFQEALDMLSSMPKDEDKMFSLPGEFLIPVHRFKYSGVTVQQVNDETDLEASTWNENNPRISDSLIDQETSVDVIEGDSDYEKVETSRELCCLNTSLSPSVQFPSVKNGSNHDKELTLKIMEMSIED, from the exons ATGCAGAACAATTCTAAGATGAATTCCAAGCCCCTTTTTAATTCCTTACAGAAG CCCTCAGGGGAACCACAAGGCCAGGATGTGTTAATTGAAGAAATAACAAGATATCCATCATTTTCGAAGTCATTTGTTCCCTCTTCAAATGGACTACATCTAAGTCAGCCTGAATCGAATAAAATGCTCATGAATGGCACCCAGAAGCATCTCAGCACCTCTCCATCCAGCATGGTTTGTACAGGATCTGCAACCAGGAGCCCGTGCCCTGGACATGGCTGTGACGGGAAGCCTAGGAGTGCCTTCCCAGGTGCCCACCGATTCCAGCTAGTTATTTCCAAGACACCCAGTGGAGATCTTTTGGAAAAGCACTCTGACCTCTTTTCTAACAAGCAGTTGCCATTCACTCCACGCACTTTAAAGACAGAGGCAAAGTCCTTCCTATCACAGTATCGATACTACACACCTGccaaaagaaggaaggatttcCCAGGGCAGCGGATGGAAGCCGAAACCCAGACTGAATTGAGCAG CTTTAATTCTGAGTTTGGGACAGCTGAGACAAGGAACTCAAAGGACTCAGAAGTGAACACAAAGCAG GCACCTAATTATATGATAAATGGTGCTGAAGACAAAATATCTCCTTTACCCTTAGAAGGACAAACCTTAGGATGGGACAAGATTAAAGATGGGGCTCTACAGCAGTCCTCCAAAAG gaCACTCTGTGAGCTCTCCACACAACTTTCTTCAGACAGTAAAATCTATCCTGA TGAAGAAGAGCTGCTCTACCTGAATTTCATGGAAAATGTGACTGATGAAATATTGAAACTTGGTTTATTTTCCAACAg GTTTTTAGAGCGACTGTTTGAGcggcatataaaacaaaataaacaccatTTGGAGGAG GGGAAAATGCGCTACCTGCTGCATGGCCTGAAGGTTGACTTGGGATGCATATCTGAGGAACagccagaaaagcaaaacagtttCAGAATGTTGAATCAACTTGATTTTCAAAAGGCTCTGATTTCAAAACATACTGAACTTGTAAGTAATGATGATACATTAATTCAGCAAGAGCGCCAGCAGTTCCAGGAGGCCCTGGACATGTTGTCATCTATGCCGAAGGATGAAGACAAGATGTTCTCTTTACCTGGTGAATTTTTAATACCTGTTCACAGATTCAAGTATTCAGGTGTTACAGTTCAACAGGTCAATGATGAGACAGATCTTGAAGCCTCAACCTGGAATGAAAATAATCCAAGAATTTCTGACAGTTTAATTGACCAGGAAACTTCTGTGGATGTCATTGAAGGTGACAGTGACTATGAAAAGGTTGAGACTTCCAGAGAATTATGTTGTCTTAACACATCACTGTCCCCATCTGTTCAGTTCCCCAGTGTCAAAAATGGCAGTAATCATGACAAGGAATTAACTCTAAAAATCATGGAAATGAGCATTGAAGACTGA
- the LOC100751616 gene encoding spermatogenesis-associated protein 7 isoform X12, producing the protein MDGSRRATVDCSIPVSVSTSIKYADQQRREKLKKELARCEKEYKLNKSIMQNNSKMNSKPLFNSLQKPSGEPQGQDVLIEEITRYPSFSKSFVPSSNGLHLSQPESNKMLMNGTQKHLSTSPSSMVCTGSATRSPCPGHGCDGKPRSAFPGAHRFQLVISKTPSGDLLEKHSDLFSNKQLPFTPRTLKTEAKSFLSQYRYYTPAKRRKDFPGQRMEAETQTELSSFNSEFGTAETRNSKDSEVNTKQAPNYMINGAEDKISPLPLEGQTLGWDKIKDGALQQSSKRTLCELSTQLSSDSKIYPDEEELLYLNFMENVTDEILKLGLFSNRFLERLFERHIKQNKHHLEEGKMRYLLHGLKVDLGCISEEQPEKQNSFRMLNQLDFQKALISKHTELVSNDDTLIQQERQQFQEALDMLSSMPKDEDKMFSLPGEFLIPVHRFKYSGVTVQQVNDETDLEASTWNENNPRISDSLIDQETSVDVIEGDSDYEKVETSRELCCLNTSLSPSVQFPSVKNGSNHDKELTLKIMEMSIED; encoded by the exons ATGCGGACCAACAACGAAGagagaaactgaaaaaggaaTTGGCACGATGTGAAAAggaatataaattaaataaatccaTAATGCAGAACAATTCTAAGATGAATTCCAAGCCCCTTTTTAATTCCTTACAGAAG CCCTCAGGGGAACCACAAGGCCAGGATGTGTTAATTGAAGAAATAACAAGATATCCATCATTTTCGAAGTCATTTGTTCCCTCTTCAAATGGACTACATCTAAGTCAGCCTGAATCGAATAAAATGCTCATGAATGGCACCCAGAAGCATCTCAGCACCTCTCCATCCAGCATGGTTTGTACAGGATCTGCAACCAGGAGCCCGTGCCCTGGACATGGCTGTGACGGGAAGCCTAGGAGTGCCTTCCCAGGTGCCCACCGATTCCAGCTAGTTATTTCCAAGACACCCAGTGGAGATCTTTTGGAAAAGCACTCTGACCTCTTTTCTAACAAGCAGTTGCCATTCACTCCACGCACTTTAAAGACAGAGGCAAAGTCCTTCCTATCACAGTATCGATACTACACACCTGccaaaagaaggaaggatttcCCAGGGCAGCGGATGGAAGCCGAAACCCAGACTGAATTGAGCAG CTTTAATTCTGAGTTTGGGACAGCTGAGACAAGGAACTCAAAGGACTCAGAAGTGAACACAAAGCAG GCACCTAATTATATGATAAATGGTGCTGAAGACAAAATATCTCCTTTACCCTTAGAAGGACAAACCTTAGGATGGGACAAGATTAAAGATGGGGCTCTACAGCAGTCCTCCAAAAG gaCACTCTGTGAGCTCTCCACACAACTTTCTTCAGACAGTAAAATCTATCCTGA TGAAGAAGAGCTGCTCTACCTGAATTTCATGGAAAATGTGACTGATGAAATATTGAAACTTGGTTTATTTTCCAACAg GTTTTTAGAGCGACTGTTTGAGcggcatataaaacaaaataaacaccatTTGGAGGAG GGGAAAATGCGCTACCTGCTGCATGGCCTGAAGGTTGACTTGGGATGCATATCTGAGGAACagccagaaaagcaaaacagtttCAGAATGTTGAATCAACTTGATTTTCAAAAGGCTCTGATTTCAAAACATACTGAACTTGTAAGTAATGATGATACATTAATTCAGCAAGAGCGCCAGCAGTTCCAGGAGGCCCTGGACATGTTGTCATCTATGCCGAAGGATGAAGACAAGATGTTCTCTTTACCTGGTGAATTTTTAATACCTGTTCACAGATTCAAGTATTCAGGTGTTACAGTTCAACAGGTCAATGATGAGACAGATCTTGAAGCCTCAACCTGGAATGAAAATAATCCAAGAATTTCTGACAGTTTAATTGACCAGGAAACTTCTGTGGATGTCATTGAAGGTGACAGTGACTATGAAAAGGTTGAGACTTCCAGAGAATTATGTTGTCTTAACACATCACTGTCCCCATCTGTTCAGTTCCCCAGTGTCAAAAATGGCAGTAATCATGACAAGGAATTAACTCTAAAAATCATGGAAATGAGCATTGAAGACTGA
- the LOC100751616 gene encoding spermatogenesis-associated protein 7 isoform X13 → MTYADQQRREKLKKELARCEKEYKLNKSIMQNNSKMNSKPLFNSLQKPSGEPQGQDVLIEEITRYPSFSKSFVPSSNGLHLSQPESNKMLMNGTQKHLSTSPSSMVCTGSATRSPCPGHGCDGKPRSAFPGAHRFQLVISKTPSGDLLEKHSDLFSNKQLPFTPRTLKTEAKSFLSQYRYYTPAKRRKDFPGQRMEAETQTELSSFNSEFGTAETRNSKDSEVNTKQAPNYMINGAEDKISPLPLEGQTLGWDKIKDGALQQSSKRTLCELSTQLSSDSKIYPDEEELLYLNFMENVTDEILKLGLFSNRFLERLFERHIKQNKHHLEEGKMRYLLHGLKVDLGCISEEQPEKQNSFRMLNQLDFQKALISKHTELVSNDDTLIQQERQQFQEALDMLSSMPKDEDKMFSLPGEFLIPVHRFKYSGVTVQQVNDETDLEASTWNENNPRISDSLIDQETSVDVIEGDSDYEKVETSRELCCLNTSLSPSVQFPSVKNGSNHDKELTLKIMEMSIED, encoded by the exons ATGCGGACCAACAACGAAGagagaaactgaaaaaggaaTTGGCACGATGTGAAAAggaatataaattaaataaatccaTAATGCAGAACAATTCTAAGATGAATTCCAAGCCCCTTTTTAATTCCTTACAGAAG CCCTCAGGGGAACCACAAGGCCAGGATGTGTTAATTGAAGAAATAACAAGATATCCATCATTTTCGAAGTCATTTGTTCCCTCTTCAAATGGACTACATCTAAGTCAGCCTGAATCGAATAAAATGCTCATGAATGGCACCCAGAAGCATCTCAGCACCTCTCCATCCAGCATGGTTTGTACAGGATCTGCAACCAGGAGCCCGTGCCCTGGACATGGCTGTGACGGGAAGCCTAGGAGTGCCTTCCCAGGTGCCCACCGATTCCAGCTAGTTATTTCCAAGACACCCAGTGGAGATCTTTTGGAAAAGCACTCTGACCTCTTTTCTAACAAGCAGTTGCCATTCACTCCACGCACTTTAAAGACAGAGGCAAAGTCCTTCCTATCACAGTATCGATACTACACACCTGccaaaagaaggaaggatttcCCAGGGCAGCGGATGGAAGCCGAAACCCAGACTGAATTGAGCAG CTTTAATTCTGAGTTTGGGACAGCTGAGACAAGGAACTCAAAGGACTCAGAAGTGAACACAAAGCAG GCACCTAATTATATGATAAATGGTGCTGAAGACAAAATATCTCCTTTACCCTTAGAAGGACAAACCTTAGGATGGGACAAGATTAAAGATGGGGCTCTACAGCAGTCCTCCAAAAG gaCACTCTGTGAGCTCTCCACACAACTTTCTTCAGACAGTAAAATCTATCCTGA TGAAGAAGAGCTGCTCTACCTGAATTTCATGGAAAATGTGACTGATGAAATATTGAAACTTGGTTTATTTTCCAACAg GTTTTTAGAGCGACTGTTTGAGcggcatataaaacaaaataaacaccatTTGGAGGAG GGGAAAATGCGCTACCTGCTGCATGGCCTGAAGGTTGACTTGGGATGCATATCTGAGGAACagccagaaaagcaaaacagtttCAGAATGTTGAATCAACTTGATTTTCAAAAGGCTCTGATTTCAAAACATACTGAACTTGTAAGTAATGATGATACATTAATTCAGCAAGAGCGCCAGCAGTTCCAGGAGGCCCTGGACATGTTGTCATCTATGCCGAAGGATGAAGACAAGATGTTCTCTTTACCTGGTGAATTTTTAATACCTGTTCACAGATTCAAGTATTCAGGTGTTACAGTTCAACAGGTCAATGATGAGACAGATCTTGAAGCCTCAACCTGGAATGAAAATAATCCAAGAATTTCTGACAGTTTAATTGACCAGGAAACTTCTGTGGATGTCATTGAAGGTGACAGTGACTATGAAAAGGTTGAGACTTCCAGAGAATTATGTTGTCTTAACACATCACTGTCCCCATCTGTTCAGTTCCCCAGTGTCAAAAATGGCAGTAATCATGACAAGGAATTAACTCTAAAAATCATGGAAATGAGCATTGAAGACTGA
- the LOC100751616 gene encoding spermatogenesis-associated protein 7 isoform X10, with protein MDGSRRVRATSVLPRYNPPCLFTGHLSTKSNATVDCSIPVSVSTSIKYADQQRREKLKKELARCEKEYKLNKSIMQNNSKMNSKPLFNSLQKPSGEPQGQDVLIEEITRYPSFSKSFVPSSNGLHLSQPESNKMLMNGTQKHLSTSPSSMVCTGSATRSPCPGHGCDGKPRSAFPGAHRFQLVISKTPSGDLLEKHSDLFSNKQLPFTPRTLKTEAKSFLSQYRYYTPAKRRKDFPGQRMEAETQTELSSFNSEFGTAETRNSKDSEVNTKQAPNYMINGAEDKISPLPLEGQTLGWDKIKDGALQQSSKRTLCELSTQLSSDSKIYPDEEELLYLNFMENVTDEILKLGLFSNRFLERLFERHIKQNKHHLEEGKMRYLLHGLKVDLGCISEEQPEKQNSFRMLNQLDFQKALISKHTELVSNDDTLIQQERQQFQEALDMLSSMPKDEDKMFSLPGEFLIPVHRFKYSGVTVQQVNDETDLEASTWNENNPRISDSLIDQETSVDVIEGDSDYEKVETSRELCCLNTSLSPSVQFPSVKNGSNHDKELTLKIMEMSIED; from the exons ATGCGGACCAACAACGAAGagagaaactgaaaaaggaaTTGGCACGATGTGAAAAggaatataaattaaataaatccaTAATGCAGAACAATTCTAAGATGAATTCCAAGCCCCTTTTTAATTCCTTACAGAAG CCCTCAGGGGAACCACAAGGCCAGGATGTGTTAATTGAAGAAATAACAAGATATCCATCATTTTCGAAGTCATTTGTTCCCTCTTCAAATGGACTACATCTAAGTCAGCCTGAATCGAATAAAATGCTCATGAATGGCACCCAGAAGCATCTCAGCACCTCTCCATCCAGCATGGTTTGTACAGGATCTGCAACCAGGAGCCCGTGCCCTGGACATGGCTGTGACGGGAAGCCTAGGAGTGCCTTCCCAGGTGCCCACCGATTCCAGCTAGTTATTTCCAAGACACCCAGTGGAGATCTTTTGGAAAAGCACTCTGACCTCTTTTCTAACAAGCAGTTGCCATTCACTCCACGCACTTTAAAGACAGAGGCAAAGTCCTTCCTATCACAGTATCGATACTACACACCTGccaaaagaaggaaggatttcCCAGGGCAGCGGATGGAAGCCGAAACCCAGACTGAATTGAGCAG CTTTAATTCTGAGTTTGGGACAGCTGAGACAAGGAACTCAAAGGACTCAGAAGTGAACACAAAGCAG GCACCTAATTATATGATAAATGGTGCTGAAGACAAAATATCTCCTTTACCCTTAGAAGGACAAACCTTAGGATGGGACAAGATTAAAGATGGGGCTCTACAGCAGTCCTCCAAAAG gaCACTCTGTGAGCTCTCCACACAACTTTCTTCAGACAGTAAAATCTATCCTGA TGAAGAAGAGCTGCTCTACCTGAATTTCATGGAAAATGTGACTGATGAAATATTGAAACTTGGTTTATTTTCCAACAg GTTTTTAGAGCGACTGTTTGAGcggcatataaaacaaaataaacaccatTTGGAGGAG GGGAAAATGCGCTACCTGCTGCATGGCCTGAAGGTTGACTTGGGATGCATATCTGAGGAACagccagaaaagcaaaacagtttCAGAATGTTGAATCAACTTGATTTTCAAAAGGCTCTGATTTCAAAACATACTGAACTTGTAAGTAATGATGATACATTAATTCAGCAAGAGCGCCAGCAGTTCCAGGAGGCCCTGGACATGTTGTCATCTATGCCGAAGGATGAAGACAAGATGTTCTCTTTACCTGGTGAATTTTTAATACCTGTTCACAGATTCAAGTATTCAGGTGTTACAGTTCAACAGGTCAATGATGAGACAGATCTTGAAGCCTCAACCTGGAATGAAAATAATCCAAGAATTTCTGACAGTTTAATTGACCAGGAAACTTCTGTGGATGTCATTGAAGGTGACAGTGACTATGAAAAGGTTGAGACTTCCAGAGAATTATGTTGTCTTAACACATCACTGTCCCCATCTGTTCAGTTCCCCAGTGTCAAAAATGGCAGTAATCATGACAAGGAATTAACTCTAAAAATCATGGAAATGAGCATTGAAGACTGA